From the genome of Diabrotica virgifera virgifera chromosome 8, PGI_DIABVI_V3a:
attcgtagtttttttggtttttcgtcaatatttctaaaactatgcggtttagcatgaacaaccttctaaatacaaaaatgttctacattgagtttgaaataaaaaaggtcaaaccggcaaacaggtgtatgttctcaaagaaattgaaagtgtgtaaaaaaaaaaaaaaaaacttttaataatcagctaagtactttcagcacataacgtgccatcatcagagcttcgtcctcttataaatccttcatagaagagtaattgttaaaactcacatgataaatcatggatactgggcaaaagccacagatattgggtataaaacccttaaaattaaaagttatcacatctaaattcttttttttttttttttttttttttttttattttaaaattacaacatggctgcgtcaaaccgTTGTGAGTTCAcggtttgacgcagccatgttgtaattttaaaataaaaaaaaaaaaaaaaaaaagaatttagatgtgataacttttaattttaagggttttatacccaatatctgtggcttttgcccagtatccatgatttatcatgtgagttttaacaattactcttctatgaaggatttataagaggacgaagctctgatgatggcacgttatgtgctgaaagtacttagctgattattaaaagtttttttttttacacactttcaatttctttgagaacatacacctgtttgccggtttgaccttttttagaagtgtgtacaagtcatacagtctgtttcaattgaaataaaaaaggctctatgcataatccttctaaaatgaacggttccaaaattacggaggtagtatagtataattggtctaaaaaaaggcctaacccaggcatccaaagtaaaagttttcctccaacaccaaattgttataccgggtgtccacttatattttcccccattttaactgcctataacgtctaaacggctcaagatagaaatatgcggttttcactgaaatgttttattttagtaaaagttttgtctgaatggatataattttttatatcgctttcaaatacgaaataaaaaatggcggatttttgaaaagaactttgttgacttttttttaatggaacacccagtatgttcttctgtaaattgaaagaaatgtCATTCGCCTATCTAGCggtataaagtttttcaaaatcgtttgtcaaatcactgagtaattaatttttaacttgagaggtgcaacgtggatatcacataacgtatggtcctaaagttttgggaaaaatttcaccttagtcctgtcgccagggggggtacaacggtcttcttaattcagatggacttacccaagttttttttatgtattttgacccgtagaacacgaattttttgggtaacagttgatccggatgtcgataagattgttataaacaaagaagttgaggaattacataacagcgatttctcgcaaaacaaaacattttttttgtattttttgggtcattctaaccaaaaaatgttcctacaagttttttcgtaggatgcatagttttcgagataaacgcggttgaactttcaaaaaatggaaaaattgcaatttttgaacccgaataacgtttgaataaaaaataaaatagcaattctgcttaccgcctttaaaagtttaagtcaaattatatctgttttgaatatttgcattgctaaaaatttattttttgattgttaaaaaaaggtataaacacatactgtttcccgtgcctaatacatgcgttttaatgcatgctacttagaaatagccccgcttgcacttttacctcctctacgtactcgtccgattttaaatgagaaatcattgaaacatcactcaagcactaggtgtttatagctttgttttaacaataaaataatatatttttggcaatacaaataattaaaaccgatataatttgacttgaactttcaaatgcggtaagcagaattgctattttattttttaatcaaaagtttttcgggttcaaaaattccaatttttcgattttttgaaagttcaaccgcgtttatctcgaaaactatgcatcctacgaaaaaatttataGGAAcgttttttggttaaaatggaccaaaaaatacaaaaaaatgttttgttttgcgagaaatcgctgttatgtgattcctcaacttcttggtttataacaatcttatcgacatccggatcaactgttacccaaaaaattcgtgttctacaggtcaaaatacataaaaaaaacttgggtaagtccatctgaatacaggaggccgttgtaccccccctggcgacaggactacctgGTCTGATTGAGAAGCAAAATGCATTTAACAAAGAAGGCCATGGAATTGCAATGTCATCAGTTAttgacatttaataaacaaagcaGAATATTTTGGTTCGTGCTCTGCGAAATGTCTTATAAAATTGATATTCGTCGAGGTGTTTATAATATGGTTGGGCGAATGTCGAAACgagatattgttaatatttatcGAGATCAAAACATAAGCAAATCGACAATTTATCGCACAACCAGAGAATGTGAAGAAGGGATACCATGTGTTAACTTGCGTAAAAGTGGTCGACCGCGGATTTTGAACCATATAAGAGAGGCAAGACTGATTGAAGCAGCTAAGAACAAAATTGGGGTCTCACAGCGAAAACTAGCCAGAAGATTTCATGTTGGAAAGACTATAGTATACAGGACCCTATCGAGTAACAATATTATCTACCGGAAAAGAAGGAAAGCTCCAAAATACACAGATGATCAATTAGAGAGAATTCCGAGATGTTGCCGAGCGTTAAGGCGAGTGCATTTCGTCAACAAGTTGATCGTGATGGACgatgaaaaatattttactttgtCCAACTCTGAGATGAAGGGTAACGATGGGTTTTACACGAACGATTACGAAAATGTACCTGATGAAATAAAATTCAACAGTAAGAAAAAATTTGAGGACAAAATTTTGGTATGGTGTGCAATTTCTGAGGCTGGCTTTATCTCACAGCCCTACATTGGTGTTGTTCGAGGCGAAGCCTTAAACGCAAATATTTATATTCAAAGATGTCTCTCTAAATTGCTTCAGTTTGTGAACACACATCATGCAAATGATCAAATAGTCTTTTGGCCAGATCTTGCTTCATGTCATTACGCGAGGATCACAAGGGACTGGTACGAAACTAACAACATTACCTTTGTACCGAAAGCAGACAATCCCCCCAACCTAACTCAGGCTCGTCCAATTGAAGAGTTCTGGGCAATATTAAGTCGGAAAGTCTATAATAACGGATGGGAAGCACAAAATCAGGAACAGTTTAGACGCCGCATATATACAAAAATTAGAGAAATTGAAGCCGAGGTCGTCCAAAGGATGATGCAACGTATCAGGGGAATTATTAGGCAAATCGAAAATAATGGTCCCTCGTCTGTCAtttgaattttgatttataataaggATAGTTAAGTTAaattgttgaataatttaataaaaatataagattATTGTGGTCAGAGTTATATGCTTTTGAAATTTTTCCCAAAACTTTAGGAGCATACgttacctaaataacataactaagtaagttatgtgatttccacattacatctctcattttaaaaattaattgctcaatcatttgacaaccgattttaaaaatttttatatcgatGGATatataaatgaccgtttttttaagtttttaggtaaattaccattttttatatcgcttttaaataaaaaatggcggatttttgaaaaaaaaagttgttgacttttattattaaaacacacagtatattttttgtgtcttgaaaaaacggtcatttacctatccagcgatataaaaatttttaaaatctgttGCCAAATgacagcaattaatttttaaaatgagagatgcaatgtggaaattacataacataatataattttgctcagttatgttatttaggtatgtgatatccaaatcattttaaaaattaattactcagtgatttgataaccgattttgaaaaactttatatcgctcaataggtgaatgacctttctttcaatttacaaaaaaaatatactgtatgttccattaaaaaaagtcaacaaagtttttttcacaaatccgccattttttatttcgtatttgaaagcgatataaaaaatccaatccattcagacaaaacttttactaaaataaaacatttaagcgaaaccgcatatttctatcttgaaccgtttagaag
Proteins encoded in this window:
- the LOC114340389 gene encoding uncharacterized protein LOC114340389; this translates as MVGRMSKRDIVNIYRDQNISKSTIYRTTRECEEGIPCVNLRKSGRPRILNHIREARLIEAAKNKIGVSQRKLARRFHVGKTIVYRTLSSNNIIYRKRRKAPKYTDDQLERIPRCCRALRRVHFVNKLIVMDDEKYFTLSNSEMKGNDGFYTNDYENVPDEIKFNSKKKFEDKILVWCAISEAGFISQPYIGVVRGEALNANIYIQRCLSKLLQFVNTHHANDQIVFWPDLASCHYARITRDWYETNNITFVPKADNPPNLTQARPIEEFWAILSRKVYNNGWEAQNQEQFRRRIYTKIREIEAEVVQRMMQRIRGIIRQIENNGPSSVI